GGACCGCCGTCCCCGCCACCTTAGCGGCCTCTGATCGGATATGTTCGAATCAGCAACAACGGTGGTCTCACCACTTTCTAGACTCTGGACGACGACAAGCCACACCCGCCTATTTTCTCTCTTCTCACGCCAATCTTTGCCGACGAAGTAGATGAAATTCCCGGGGAACCCAAAGAAGTCCTCAGCGCTGACGGACACGGACGAGCTTGGGCTCAAGAACAATATACGGTCGTGGATATCCTCCACCTCGACGGCCACCGCCGGCCTGCTTATGCCGCCTGGCTCCAGCCTGAAGACACGGTATCCGGGGGTGATGTTCACATTTGCAGTCCTGTTGTCGTTGTCATGGGGCGCGGCCAACAGCAGTTCTCCGGCCGATACAACCAAGTAGGTGAGACCTTTAGTGCGCGGCACGCAGGACGGCATGGCGTACCATGCGGCAATCGTCGCCCTCGCCGGCGGGCCTGGGTCAACCTGGAGGACCGCCCAGTCGTCGTTGTCGCCGTATATCGCGCACAGTATCCGGTTGCCGTAGGGAACGACGTCGCGCATCCCGGACGAAAGTTGCACATCAGGATTCGCGTTTGCCGTCCATGATTCGTCACCATGGCGCCACGTCAACCATCTAATGTTCACTCCGAGCATGAAGACGACCGCCACGAAGTCCCGATCGAGCGTGGGATCCGAGGATAATACAGCCTTCTCTACGACAATCACGACCTCATCGCCGGGCGGCACCACATCAGCAAACGTAGGACCATCAAGGCGGGGAAGCCGAATGTCCTCGGCGGTAACGGGGTTGAAGAGGTTGATCAAACAGTCATTCTCGGAGAGGAGGATAAGCCAGCCGAAGGAGGAGCCAATGCAGAGCATATTGGCTGTGTTAGGCAGCGAACGAACATTACCGGCGGAGGCGGCAATGAGGCGGTAGGCGGGTCCGATTTTTGGTTCGGTGgtggagacgaggaggaggaaaggGAGCTGAGTGGGGAGATGATCGGGCCGGTGGGGGACGGCGCAGCGCCACGACTTGCAGACGGCGCGGAATCGGAGATAGTCGTCGACGCTCGTGAAGAATTGGGAGGTGAGCTTGACGAGCTGCGAGCGAAGTCCGGCCCACATCGCTCTTCTTGGGACTTCGTCGGCCATCGTGCGTCTCCCTATCTCGATCTCGATCTAAATCTACGACGAGGTCTCTTCCGCCCCTTTAATTCCTTTCCGTTGGAAACTTCTTGGTCAGTTG
The window above is part of the Musa acuminata AAA Group cultivar baxijiao chromosome BXJ1-1, Cavendish_Baxijiao_AAA, whole genome shotgun sequence genome. Proteins encoded here:
- the LOC135679369 gene encoding uncharacterized protein LOC135679369 encodes the protein MADEVPRRAMWAGLRSQLVKLTSQFFTSVDDYLRFRAVCKSWRCAVPHRPDHLPTQLPFLLLVSTTEPKIGPAYRLIAASAGNVRSLPNTANMLCIGSSFGWLILLSENDCLINLFNPVTAEDIRLPRLDGPTFADVVPPGDEVVIVVEKAVLSSDPTLDRDFVAVVFMLGVNIRWLTWRHGDESWTANANPDVQLSSGMRDVVPYGNRILCAIYGDNDDWAVLQVDPGPPARATIAAWYAMPSCVPRTKGLTYLVVSAGELLLAAPHDNDNRTANVNITPGYRVFRLEPGGISRPAVAVEVEDIHDRILFLSPSSSVSVSAEDFFGFPGNFIYFVGKDWREKRENRRVWLVVVQSLESGETTVVADSNISDQRPLRWRGRRSDAARWVTPNLRSYNR